From the genome of Chelonia mydas isolate rCheMyd1 chromosome 2, rCheMyd1.pri.v2, whole genome shotgun sequence, one region includes:
- the CEBPD gene encoding CCAAT/enhancer-binding protein delta, with product MSAAALYSLDSPACYRNWSLEPANFYDTKAGGGGLSPSCKPGSGGMSAEEQGGGSSSLAELSAAAPAMYEDESAIDFSSYIDSMSAVPNLELCNDELFADLFNSNHKAERGGDYGEYLPPAGRDPAKDFGGALLGGEPRPGSSSAPRAALKREPDWSDRDLSASLLPSQVATCAQTIMNLSGQPTPPTSPEPAGSSSPSSCSTRSPSSSSSCGQGAAAGKERSGKKWVDRFSPEYRQRRERNNIAVRKSRDKAKRRNQEMQQKLLELSAENEKLHKKIEQLSRDLTSLRHFFKQLPGASFLQPGSGTDCR from the coding sequence ATGAGCGCCGCCGCCCTGTACAGCCTGGACTCCCCGGCATGCTACAGGAACTGGTCCCTGGAGCCGGCCAACTTCTACGACACTAAGGCGGGCGGCGGCgggctgagcccctcctgcaAGCCCGGGAGCGGTGGCATGAGCGCCGAGGAGCAggggggcggcagcagcagcctggccGAGCTGAGCGCCGCCGCCCCGGCCATGTACGAGGACGAGAGCGCCATCGACTTCAGCTCCTACATCGACTCCATGTCGGCGGTGCCCAACCTGGAGCTGTGCAACGACGAGCTCTTCGCCGACCTCTTCAACAGCAACCACAAGGCGGAGCGGGGCGGCGACTACGGCGAGTACCTGCCGCCGGCGGGCCGCGACCCCGCCAAGGACTTCGGCGGCGCCCTGCTGGGTGGCGAGCCTCGGCCCGGCTCCTCCTCCGCCCCGCGGGCCGCCCTGAAGCGGGAGCCGGACTGGAGCGACAGGGACCTCTCCGCCTCCCTGCTGCCCTCGCAGGTCGCCACCTGCGCCCAGACCATCATGAACCTGAGCGGGCAGCCCACGCCGCCCACCTCGCCCGAGCCCGCGGGCAGCAGCTCGCCGTCCAGCTGCAGCACCAGGTCCCCCTCGTCGTCCTCCTCCTGCGGGCAGGGGGCGGCGGCGGGCAAAGAGCGGAGCGGCAAGAAGTGGGTGGACAGGTTCAGCCCCGAGTACCGGCAGCGCCGGGAGCGCAACAACATCGCCGTGCGCAAGAGCCGCGACAAGGCGAAGCGCCGCAACCAGGAGATgcagcagaagctgctggagcTGTCGGCCGAGAACGAGAAGCTGCACAAGAAGATCGAGCAGCTGAGCCGGGACTTGACCAGCCTCCGGCACTTCTTCAAGCAGCTGCCTGGCGCCTCCTTCCTGCAGCCCGGCTCGGGCACCGACTGCCGGTAA